The following are from one region of the Stenotrophomonas lactitubi genome:
- the mreC gene encoding rod shape-determining protein MreC codes for MPPYAGPPVASRSGDAASPLRLLAYLALAITLIVLDDQAGWLARLREQANSLVQPVWALAGLPGKLGGQVRDTAASHGQLVTENRELRNQLLLANARLTRLQTAALDNAQLRELLNVAERSGLDVQLAPILDIDLDPVKQRLVLDAGSREGVHVGQAVIDSGGLMGQVISVTAGSSTVLLLTDPDHAVPVTVARNGVRLIVYGRGDKLELRDIPLSAGVEVGDEIVTSGLGGRFPAGFPVGTITGLRPDDTHAFLVGELKPAAQLDRGRDVLLLRPGAAIRIPPNLRLQMEQGAPGGPADATALPSGTTPAGTQPTPVVPAAGQQPSSSATRPAAPASHLTPAPSARVPQQEGGSPQAGSTVVPAAGRQPQQTQPQPTTPEAQR; via the coding sequence GTGCCGCCCTACGCCGGACCTCCCGTCGCTTCCCGATCCGGTGATGCCGCCAGCCCGCTACGGCTGCTGGCCTATCTCGCACTGGCAATCACCTTGATCGTCCTCGACGACCAGGCCGGCTGGCTGGCGCGTCTGCGCGAGCAGGCCAACAGCCTGGTGCAGCCGGTGTGGGCCCTGGCCGGCCTGCCCGGCAAGCTCGGCGGGCAGGTGCGGGATACCGCCGCAAGCCACGGCCAGCTGGTGACCGAGAACCGCGAACTGCGCAACCAGCTGCTGCTGGCCAACGCCCGCCTGACCCGTCTGCAGACCGCCGCGCTGGACAACGCGCAGCTGCGCGAACTGCTGAACGTGGCCGAGCGCAGTGGTTTGGACGTGCAGCTGGCGCCGATCCTGGACATCGACCTGGACCCGGTCAAACAGCGCCTGGTGCTGGACGCCGGCAGCCGCGAAGGCGTGCACGTCGGCCAGGCGGTGATCGATTCCGGCGGCCTGATGGGCCAGGTGATCAGCGTGACCGCGGGCAGCTCCACCGTGCTGTTGCTGACCGATCCCGACCACGCGGTGCCGGTGACCGTGGCCCGCAATGGCGTGCGCCTGATCGTCTACGGCCGCGGCGACAAGCTGGAACTGCGCGACATCCCGCTCAGCGCCGGCGTGGAAGTAGGCGATGAGATCGTCACCTCCGGCCTTGGCGGTCGCTTCCCGGCGGGATTCCCGGTCGGCACCATCACCGGGCTGCGCCCGGACGATACCCATGCCTTCCTGGTGGGGGAACTGAAGCCGGCCGCGCAGCTTGATCGCGGCCGTGATGTCCTGCTGCTGCGCCCCGGCGCTGCGATCCGCATTCCGCCGAACCTGCGCCTGCAGATGGAACAGGGTGCTCCCGGTGGCCCTGCCGATGCCACCGCGCTGCCGAGCGGCACCACGCCTGCAGGTACGCAGCCCACCCCGGTAGTGCCGGCCGCTGGCCAGCAACCGTCCTCGTCTGCGACGAGGCCGGCTGCCCCCGCATCCCACCTCACCCCCGCGCCTTCGGCGCGCGTCCCTCAACAAGAGGGGGGCTCTCCCCAAGCCGGCTCCACGGTAGTGCCGGCCGCTGGCCGGCAACCGCAGCAAACTCAACCTCAGCCGACCACACCGGAGGCGCAACGATGA
- the rodA gene encoding rod shape-determining protein RodA, producing the protein MKEFLRWAGEMLQRFFSSLDWLLCLALGALMVIGLATLKSAGGDGLVMAQGVRFAVGLAAMWGISRVPILRIRSATPLIYAISMIPLLAVFVLGTGKYGRQWLDLKFFYLQPAELLKVSLPMMVAWYLHKMPLPPRFNTVLVAMVIIGVPTGLVMLQPDFGTGVLIAASGVFVLLLAGLPWWWVGLGVGGVAAVAPVAWFWLLRPYQKDRIMMFLDPEMDALGAGWNIIQSKIAIGSGGFDGKGWGEGSQSHLNFIPEQTTDFAFSVLSEEFGWIGVALVLTLYLVVIGRCLWIANQSRDSYSRLLAGATGLAFFVYVLVNGGMISGLLPVVGVPMPLISYGGTSAVSLLAGFGLVMAVRRHNPVHGGYG; encoded by the coding sequence ATGAAGGAGTTCCTGCGCTGGGCCGGCGAAATGCTGCAGCGGTTCTTCAGCAGCCTCGACTGGCTGCTGTGCCTCGCCCTGGGCGCGCTGATGGTGATCGGCCTGGCGACGTTGAAGAGTGCTGGCGGCGATGGCCTGGTGATGGCGCAGGGCGTGCGTTTTGCCGTGGGCCTGGCAGCGATGTGGGGCATCTCGCGGGTGCCGATCCTGCGCATCCGCTCGGCGACGCCGCTGATCTATGCCATCTCGATGATTCCGTTGCTGGCGGTGTTCGTGCTGGGCACGGGCAAGTACGGCCGGCAGTGGCTGGACCTGAAGTTCTTCTACCTGCAGCCGGCCGAGCTGCTCAAGGTCAGCCTGCCGATGATGGTGGCCTGGTACCTGCACAAGATGCCGCTGCCGCCGCGCTTCAACACGGTGCTGGTGGCGATGGTGATCATCGGCGTACCGACCGGGCTGGTGATGCTGCAGCCGGACTTCGGCACCGGCGTGCTGATCGCCGCCAGTGGTGTGTTCGTGCTGCTGCTGGCCGGCCTGCCGTGGTGGTGGGTGGGGCTGGGCGTGGGCGGTGTGGCCGCGGTCGCACCCGTCGCCTGGTTCTGGCTGCTGCGGCCGTACCAGAAGGACCGCATCATGATGTTCCTGGACCCGGAGATGGATGCGCTGGGCGCGGGCTGGAACATCATCCAGTCGAAGATCGCCATTGGTTCCGGCGGTTTCGATGGCAAGGGCTGGGGCGAAGGCTCGCAGTCGCACCTGAATTTCATTCCCGAGCAGACCACGGACTTCGCGTTCTCGGTGCTGAGCGAGGAGTTCGGCTGGATCGGCGTGGCGCTGGTGCTGACGCTGTATCTGGTGGTGATCGGGCGCTGCCTGTGGATCGCCAACCAGTCGCGCGACTCGTACTCGCGGTTGCTGGCCGGCGCAACGGGGCTGGCGTTCTTCGTCTATGTGCTGGTGAACGGCGGGATGATCTCGGGCCTGCTGCCGGTGGTGGGTGTGCCGATGCCGTTGATCAGTTACGGCGGTACGTCGGCGGTGTCGCTGCTGGCGGGGTTCGGGTTGGTGATGGCGGTGCGTCGTCACAATCCGGTGCATGGCGGGTATGGGTAG
- a CDS encoding HAD family hydrolase yields the protein MVALTVNARVAAPALSTIRHWVFDMDGTLTVAVHDFARIKRELAIPQEDDILTHLAGLPAAEASAKHAWLLAHERALAAASQPATGAVALVRTLQGTGCRLGILTRNVRSLAQVTLQAIGLGDVFAEDDIIGRDEAEPKPSPAGLQYFLRRWQVEPSQVVMVGDYRFDLECGRAAGSRTLLVNAPDNPWPGMACWHLADCAAVLERWRG from the coding sequence GTGGTGGCATTGACCGTGAATGCACGGGTGGCTGCGCCGGCGCTGTCGACGATCCGCCACTGGGTGTTCGACATGGATGGCACGCTGACCGTGGCGGTGCATGATTTCGCGCGGATCAAGCGCGAACTGGCGATTCCGCAGGAGGATGACATCCTCACCCACCTGGCCGGGTTGCCAGCCGCGGAGGCCAGCGCCAAGCATGCCTGGCTGCTGGCGCACGAGCGCGCGTTGGCCGCTGCGTCCCAGCCGGCGACGGGGGCGGTGGCGCTGGTGCGCACGCTGCAGGGCACCGGTTGCCGTCTGGGCATCCTGACCCGCAACGTGCGCAGCCTCGCGCAGGTCACCCTGCAGGCGATCGGGCTGGGCGACGTATTTGCCGAAGACGACATCATCGGTCGCGACGAGGCCGAACCGAAGCCTTCACCTGCCGGGCTGCAGTACTTCCTGCGGCGCTGGCAGGTGGAACCTTCGCAGGTGGTGATGGTGGGCGACTACCGCTTCGATCTGGAATGCGGCCGCGCGGCGGGCAGTCGCACGCTGCTGGTCAATGCCCCGGACAACCCGTGGCCCGGCATGGCCTGTTGGCACCTGGCCGATTGCGCGGCGGTGCTGGAGCGCTGGCGAGGCTAG
- a CDS encoding LTA synthase family protein, translated as MLRAVWVSLYRRLCPIAAFFLFGLVALSLSRLGLALWHAARVSAADGWATVFLQGLRVDVSTLCLLYGIPAVLALLLPLEGRVGRAWRHLLRWWLILASVLLVFMELATPSFMAEYGLRPNRLFLEYLIYPEEVGMTLLRGHLLAVVIEVAAVVVLFWALLRGSRRWVGNSPMVAVEAGWLWRLPLAFLVLLLAALGVRSSLGHRPLNPALVAFSTDPTINALPLNSLYTVGYAARQLATRSETSRVYGDLPLAEVVSELRASSGLPASAYVSDALPSLALRPPQYQGKPRNLVIVLEESLGAQFIGSLGGRPLSPNYDRLSTQGWAFERLYATGTRSVRGIEAVLTGFPPTPAESVVKLPASRQRFFTLADVLGRHGYDTGFYYGGESHFDNMREFFLANGFNRIVDRKDYRKPAFVGSWGASDEDLFGQADQQFRQLKAQGKPFFGLVFTSSNHDPFEFPDGRIDLYEQPKQTRDNAAKYADYALGEFFRKAMASPYWEDTVFLVVADHDSRVFGKNMVPIGNFHIPGLILGGGIEARRDTRIVSQIDLPPTLLSLLGIADPTPTVGQDLTDLQRLQPGRALMQYDRNLAWMEGNDVAILQPDKPAQGFRYDPASDQLQPQALRPELARRAHAYAMWGTLAYEKELYRLPEKAKP; from the coding sequence ATGCTCCGAGCTGTGTGGGTGTCGCTGTACCGGCGTCTGTGTCCGATTGCCGCCTTCTTCCTGTTTGGCCTGGTCGCCCTGTCGTTGTCGCGACTGGGGTTGGCGCTGTGGCACGCCGCGCGGGTCAGTGCTGCTGACGGCTGGGCCACGGTGTTCCTGCAGGGGCTGCGGGTGGATGTGTCGACCCTGTGCCTGCTGTACGGCATCCCGGCGGTGCTGGCGCTGCTGTTGCCGCTGGAAGGACGCGTGGGCCGCGCGTGGCGGCATCTGCTGCGGTGGTGGCTGATCCTGGCCAGCGTGCTGCTGGTGTTCATGGAGCTGGCCACGCCGAGCTTCATGGCCGAGTACGGCCTGCGCCCCAATCGCCTGTTCCTGGAATATCTGATCTATCCCGAAGAAGTCGGGATGACGCTGTTGCGCGGCCATCTGCTGGCCGTGGTGATCGAAGTTGCCGCGGTGGTCGTGCTGTTCTGGGCATTGCTTCGCGGGTCGCGGCGCTGGGTCGGCAACAGCCCGATGGTCGCAGTCGAAGCGGGATGGCTGTGGCGGCTGCCGTTGGCGTTCCTGGTGCTGCTGCTGGCGGCGCTGGGCGTGCGTTCCAGCCTGGGTCATCGGCCCTTGAATCCGGCACTGGTGGCGTTCTCGACCGACCCGACCATCAATGCCTTGCCGCTGAATTCGCTGTACACCGTCGGCTATGCCGCGCGGCAGCTGGCGACCCGCAGCGAAACCTCGCGCGTCTACGGTGACCTGCCGCTGGCCGAGGTGGTCAGCGAACTGCGCGCCAGCAGCGGCCTGCCGGCATCGGCGTATGTCTCCGACGCATTGCCGAGCCTGGCGCTGCGTCCGCCGCAGTATCAGGGCAAGCCGCGCAATCTGGTGATCGTGCTGGAAGAAAGCCTGGGCGCGCAGTTCATCGGCAGTCTCGGTGGACGGCCGTTGTCGCCCAATTACGACCGCCTGAGCACACAGGGCTGGGCGTTCGAGCGTCTGTATGCGACCGGCACGCGTTCGGTGCGCGGCATCGAGGCGGTACTGACCGGGTTCCCGCCGACGCCGGCCGAATCGGTGGTCAAGCTGCCCGCCAGCCGCCAGCGCTTCTTCACCCTGGCCGATGTGCTGGGGCGGCATGGCTACGACACCGGCTTCTATTACGGCGGCGAAAGCCATTTCGACAACATGCGCGAGTTCTTCCTCGCCAATGGCTTCAACCGCATCGTGGATCGCAAGGATTACCGCAAGCCGGCATTCGTCGGTTCCTGGGGCGCGTCGGATGAAGACCTGTTCGGCCAGGCCGACCAGCAGTTCCGGCAGCTGAAAGCGCAGGGCAAGCCGTTCTTCGGCCTGGTGTTCACCTCCAGCAACCACGATCCGTTCGAGTTCCCGGACGGCCGCATCGACCTGTACGAGCAGCCGAAACAGACCCGCGACAACGCCGCCAAATACGCCGACTACGCGCTGGGCGAGTTCTTCCGCAAGGCGATGGCCTCACCGTACTGGGAGGACACCGTGTTCCTGGTGGTGGCCGACCATGATTCGCGGGTGTTCGGCAAGAACATGGTGCCGATCGGCAACTTCCATATTCCCGGGTTGATCCTCGGCGGCGGCATCGAGGCGCGCCGCGATACCCGCATCGTCAGCCAGATTGATCTGCCGCCGACGCTGCTGTCCCTGCTGGGCATTGCCGATCCGACCCCGACGGTGGGACAGGACCTGACCGACCTGCAGCGGCTGCAGCCGGGGCGCGCGCTGATGCAGTACGACCGCAATCTGGCGTGGATGGAGGGCAACGATGTGGCCATCCTGCAGCCGGACAAGCCCGCGCAGGGCTTCCGCTACGATCCTGCGAGCGACCAGCTGCAGCCGCAGGCACTGCGGCCGGAACTGGCGAGGCGTGCACATGCCTACGCGATGTGGGGCACGCTGGCCTACGAAAAAGAGCTGTACCGCTTGCCGGAGAAGGCCAAGCCCTGA
- the mrdA gene encoding penicillin-binding protein 2, with protein sequence MLPRRQVKNPHAEAEQFRRRAALGFFGVLVCLLGLGGWYFKLQVLDHDIYATRSEANRIKPRPVVPGRGMIYDRNGRLLAENVPAFRLDVTPDKVKDMDATLEGLAKIIQISPEELEAFNKSRKARRKFLPVTLKLRMSDEEMARFAVDRWRFPGVELEPYLTRRYPYGDLFAHIIGYVGRVDDKDLEILGEGNAALTHIGKSGLERYYEQELRGKVGYEQVETNVQGRAIRTIGRVAAQSGADLRLSIDADLQRAMVAAFGDQEGSAVAMDPRTGEVLAMVSLPSYDPNLFVNGISHADFKALNDNPSRPQFNRLVLGGVAPGSTLKPLIGLAGLDSGVRRPEDKVLSTGMFYLPGTSRGWGDSHRGGHGWTDLRKSIAQSVNTYYYRLALDLGIERFDHYMEYYGFGQPTGIDLTGEISGILPSPAYKRKSRKEAWYPGDTVNISIGQGDWKVTPLQLARGVSGLANGQLRTPHLVMQQRAGFDSDWVATEPGPSKPVSPNPNNLQAVREGMMATMLPGGSAARMAAGAPYTMAGKTGTAQVVSRKGTAAVNPRSLPMHLRHRALFVGFAPAEQPVIALAIAVEGGGYGGAAAAPIARKIFDAWLLGKMPEGMQPLDSERGTTAIGATAFDNEDVGARQAGDIAAAQLAEHPVLIGVPAPEPVPAPAPGAPSAATVPAGTRPTAAAEAAR encoded by the coding sequence ATGCTGCCGCGCCGCCAGGTCAAGAATCCGCACGCCGAAGCCGAACAGTTCCGGCGCCGCGCGGCGTTGGGCTTCTTCGGCGTGCTGGTCTGCCTGCTGGGCCTGGGCGGCTGGTACTTCAAGCTGCAGGTGCTGGACCACGACATCTACGCCACCCGATCCGAAGCCAACCGCATCAAGCCGCGGCCGGTGGTGCCCGGGCGCGGCATGATCTATGACCGCAACGGCCGCCTGCTGGCCGAGAACGTGCCGGCGTTCCGCCTGGATGTCACCCCGGACAAGGTCAAGGACATGGATGCCACCCTGGAAGGGCTGGCGAAGATCATCCAGATCAGCCCGGAAGAACTGGAAGCGTTCAACAAGTCGCGCAAGGCGCGCCGCAAGTTCCTGCCGGTCACGCTGAAGCTGCGCATGAGCGATGAGGAAATGGCGCGCTTCGCCGTGGACCGCTGGCGCTTTCCCGGCGTCGAGCTGGAACCGTACCTGACCCGTCGCTATCCCTATGGCGACCTGTTCGCGCACATCATCGGTTACGTCGGCCGCGTGGACGACAAGGATCTTGAGATCCTCGGCGAAGGCAATGCCGCGCTGACCCACATCGGCAAGTCGGGCCTGGAGCGCTATTACGAGCAGGAACTGCGCGGCAAGGTCGGCTACGAGCAGGTCGAGACCAACGTGCAGGGCCGCGCGATCCGCACCATCGGCCGTGTCGCCGCACAGTCCGGCGCCGACCTGCGTCTGTCGATCGACGCCGACCTGCAGCGGGCGATGGTGGCCGCCTTCGGCGATCAGGAAGGCTCGGCCGTGGCGATGGACCCGCGAACCGGTGAAGTGCTGGCAATGGTCAGCCTGCCGTCCTACGACCCGAACCTGTTCGTCAACGGCATCTCGCATGCCGATTTCAAGGCGCTCAACGACAACCCGTCGCGCCCGCAGTTCAATCGACTGGTACTCGGCGGCGTCGCTCCCGGTTCCACCCTGAAGCCGTTGATCGGCCTGGCCGGCCTCGATTCGGGCGTTCGCCGTCCGGAGGACAAGGTGCTGTCGACCGGCATGTTCTACCTGCCCGGCACCTCGCGTGGCTGGGGCGATTCGCACCGTGGCGGTCACGGCTGGACCGATCTGCGCAAGTCCATCGCGCAGTCGGTCAATACGTACTACTACCGGCTGGCATTGGACCTGGGCATCGAGCGGTTCGACCACTACATGGAGTACTACGGCTTCGGCCAGCCGACCGGCATCGATCTGACCGGCGAGATCTCCGGCATCCTGCCGTCGCCGGCCTACAAGCGGAAGAGCCGCAAGGAAGCCTGGTATCCCGGCGACACGGTGAACATCAGCATCGGCCAGGGCGATTGGAAGGTCACCCCGCTGCAGCTGGCCCGTGGTGTCAGCGGCCTGGCCAATGGCCAGCTGCGCACGCCGCATCTGGTGATGCAGCAGCGTGCTGGTTTCGACAGCGACTGGGTGGCGACAGAGCCCGGCCCGAGCAAGCCGGTCAGCCCCAACCCGAACAATCTTCAGGCGGTGCGCGAAGGCATGATGGCCACCATGCTTCCCGGCGGCAGCGCCGCACGCATGGCGGCCGGCGCGCCGTACACGATGGCGGGCAAGACCGGTACCGCGCAGGTCGTCAGCCGCAAGGGCACCGCCGCGGTCAATCCCAGAAGCCTGCCGATGCACCTGCGCCACCGTGCGCTGTTCGTCGGCTTCGCGCCGGCCGAGCAGCCGGTGATCGCGCTGGCCATCGCCGTGGAAGGCGGCGGTTATGGCGGCGCGGCGGCCGCACCGATCGCGCGCAAGATCTTCGATGCCTGGCTGCTGGGCAAGATGCCTGAGGGCATGCAGCCGCTGGACAGCGAGCGCGGCACTACTGCTATCGGTGCGACTGCCTTCGACAATGAAGACGTGGGCGCACGCCAGGCCGGCGATATCGCCGCCGCGCAGTTGGCCGAGCATCCGGTACTGATCGGTGTTCCTGCGCCGGAGCCTGTGCCGGCACCTGCGCCCGGTGCGCCTTCTGCGGCAACCGTGCCGGCCGGCACGCGCCCGACTGCTGCTGCGGAGGCTGCGCGATGA
- a CDS encoding rod shape-determining protein, protein MFKKLRGMFSNDLSIDLGTANTLIYVRGQGIVLNEPSVVAVRQDRAIGGTRSVAAVGAEAKQMLGRTPGHITTIRPMKDGVIADFTYTEAMLKHFIKKVHKSRFLRPSPRVLVCVPAGSTQVERRAIKESAEEAGARDVFLIEEPMAAAIGAGMPVTEARGSMVIDIGGGTTEVAVISLNGIVYSASVRIGGDRFDESITNYVRRNHGMLIGEATAERIKVELGCAYPQAEAIEMEISGRNLAEGVPKMIKISSNEVLEALHEPLSGIVSAVKLALEQTPPELCADVAERGIVLTGGGALLRDMDRLISEETGLHVQVADDPLTCVARGGGRALELVDMHGNEFFAPE, encoded by the coding sequence ATGTTCAAGAAACTGCGCGGCATGTTCTCCAATGACCTGTCCATCGACCTGGGCACGGCCAACACCCTCATCTATGTGCGTGGGCAGGGAATCGTGCTGAACGAGCCGTCCGTGGTCGCGGTGCGCCAGGATCGCGCCATTGGTGGTACCCGGTCGGTGGCAGCCGTTGGCGCCGAGGCCAAGCAGATGCTCGGCCGTACCCCGGGCCACATCACCACCATCCGCCCGATGAAAGACGGCGTCATCGCCGACTTCACCTACACCGAGGCGATGCTCAAGCACTTCATCAAGAAGGTGCACAAGTCGCGCTTCCTGCGCCCGAGCCCGCGCGTGCTGGTCTGCGTGCCGGCCGGCTCGACCCAGGTCGAGCGCCGCGCGATCAAGGAATCGGCCGAGGAGGCCGGTGCCCGTGACGTGTTCCTGATCGAAGAGCCGATGGCGGCCGCGATCGGCGCCGGCATGCCGGTCACCGAGGCCCGTGGCTCGATGGTCATCGACATCGGTGGCGGCACCACCGAAGTGGCGGTGATCTCGCTCAACGGCATCGTCTATTCCGCTTCGGTGCGCATCGGTGGTGACCGCTTCGACGAATCGATCACCAATTACGTGCGCCGCAACCACGGCATGCTGATCGGTGAAGCCACCGCTGAGCGCATCAAGGTCGAACTGGGCTGTGCCTACCCGCAGGCGGAAGCGATCGAGATGGAAATCTCCGGCCGCAACCTCGCCGAGGGCGTGCCGAAGATGATCAAGATCAGCTCCAACGAAGTGCTTGAAGCGCTGCACGAGCCGCTGTCGGGCATTGTCAGCGCGGTCAAGCTGGCACTGGAACAGACCCCGCCGGAACTGTGCGCCGACGTCGCCGAGCGCGGCATCGTGCTGACCGGTGGTGGCGCCCTGCTGCGCGACATGGACCGCCTGATTTCCGAGGAAACCGGTCTGCACGTGCAGGTGGCTGACGACCCGCTGACCTGCGTGGCCCGCGGTGGCGGTCGTGCGCTGGAACTGGTCGACATGCACGGCAACGAGTTCTTTGCGCCGGAATAA
- a CDS encoding carbohydrate kinase family protein: MSALICGSLAFDTIMVFPDQFKNHILPDKVHILNVSFLVPRMRREFGGCAGNIAYNLHLLGGDPIPMGTVGSDFGPYREHFDALGIDLTRVRVIDELFTPQAFITTDHDNNQITAFHPGAMMRSYENHVRDVPGVSLGLVGPDGREGMIQNALEFHEDGVPFIFDPGQAMPLFNGPELREFIEQADYVVVNDYESNLLQERTGWNEKEIVSRVKAYITTRGPKGAVIHTPEKSYDIPPAHERRVVDPTGCGDAFRAGLIYGIQKGFDWLTIGRMGNLMGALKVEHPGTQNQRFTFDEFNEQFKQQFGYALSV, translated from the coding sequence ATGTCCGCTCTGATCTGTGGTTCTCTTGCCTTCGACACCATCATGGTGTTCCCGGACCAGTTCAAGAATCACATCCTGCCGGACAAGGTGCACATCCTGAACGTGTCGTTCCTGGTGCCGCGCATGCGCCGCGAGTTCGGCGGCTGCGCCGGCAACATCGCCTACAACCTGCACCTGCTGGGTGGCGATCCGATCCCGATGGGCACGGTGGGTTCGGACTTCGGCCCGTACCGCGAGCACTTCGATGCACTGGGCATCGACCTCACCCGCGTGCGCGTGATCGATGAGCTGTTTACCCCGCAGGCGTTCATCACCACCGACCACGACAACAACCAGATCACCGCCTTCCACCCGGGCGCGATGATGCGTTCCTACGAAAACCACGTGCGCGACGTGCCGGGCGTCAGCCTCGGCCTGGTCGGCCCGGACGGCCGCGAAGGCATGATCCAGAACGCACTGGAATTCCACGAAGACGGCGTGCCGTTCATCTTCGACCCGGGCCAGGCCATGCCGCTGTTCAATGGCCCGGAACTGCGCGAGTTCATCGAGCAGGCCGATTACGTGGTGGTCAACGACTATGAGTCGAACCTGCTGCAGGAACGCACCGGCTGGAACGAAAAAGAGATCGTCAGCCGGGTCAAGGCCTACATCACCACCCGCGGCCCGAAGGGCGCGGTGATCCACACCCCGGAAAAGAGCTACGACATCCCGCCGGCGCACGAGCGCCGCGTAGTCGATCCGACCGGCTGTGGCGACGCCTTCCGCGCCGGCCTGATCTACGGCATCCAGAAGGGCTTCGACTGGCTGACCATCGGCCGCATGGGCAACCTGATGGGCGCGCTGAAGGTCGAGCACCCGGGCACCCAGAACCAGCGCTTCACCTTCGATGAGTTCAACGAGCAGTTCAAGCAGCAGTTCGGTTACGCGCTGAGCGTGTAA
- the rodA gene encoding rod shape-determining protein RodA → MLGGCCEAVRTIDLPLLVALLILMGAGLAVLHSVNGPVAGQAMRFAMGLLAMWLLSRVSLLRLRAWTPAIYALSMLPLMAVYVIGTGKYGQRWLNLGVFYLQPSELLKLSLPLMMAWYLHRQPLPPSPRTVLTAAVLIGVPAVLILMQPNLGTATLVTASGVFALLLAGLQWRWVVAGLSAVSVAAPLAWFGLLRQYQKNRVLTFLDPAADPLGTGWNILQSRIAIGSGGLQGRGWGHGTQATLDFLPEYTTDFAFSVLAEEFGWIGVVTVFALYLFVVGRCLSIAVQARDTHARLLAGSLGLAFFVYVLVNGGMISGLLPVVGIPMPLISYGGTSAVSLLAGIGLVMAVRGYRPVHA, encoded by the coding sequence ATGCTTGGCGGCTGCTGTGAGGCAGTGCGCACGATCGATCTGCCGTTGCTGGTGGCGTTGTTGATCCTGATGGGTGCGGGCCTTGCGGTGCTGCACAGCGTGAACGGACCGGTGGCAGGGCAGGCGATGCGCTTTGCGATGGGTCTGCTAGCGATGTGGCTGCTGTCGCGGGTCTCGCTGCTGCGCCTGCGCGCGTGGACACCTGCCATCTATGCGCTGTCGATGCTTCCGTTGATGGCGGTGTATGTGATCGGTACCGGTAAATACGGGCAACGCTGGCTCAACCTCGGCGTGTTCTACCTGCAGCCCTCGGAGCTGCTCAAACTCAGCCTGCCGTTGATGATGGCCTGGTATCTGCACCGTCAGCCGCTGCCGCCGTCACCGCGCACGGTGCTGACGGCAGCAGTATTGATCGGGGTGCCAGCGGTGCTGATCCTGATGCAGCCCAATCTCGGTACCGCTACCCTGGTGACGGCCAGTGGCGTATTTGCATTGCTGCTGGCTGGCTTGCAGTGGCGCTGGGTGGTGGCCGGCCTGAGTGCGGTGTCGGTGGCGGCGCCGCTGGCGTGGTTCGGGCTGCTGCGGCAGTACCAGAAGAACCGTGTGCTGACCTTCCTGGATCCGGCGGCTGATCCGTTGGGCACCGGTTGGAACATCCTGCAGTCGCGCATCGCCATCGGTTCCGGTGGCCTGCAGGGGCGTGGCTGGGGCCACGGTACGCAGGCGACATTGGATTTCCTGCCGGAGTACACCACCGATTTCGCGTTCTCGGTGTTGGCCGAGGAATTCGGCTGGATCGGCGTGGTGACGGTGTTCGCCTTGTATCTGTTCGTGGTCGGGCGCTGCCTGTCGATCGCGGTGCAGGCACGCGACACGCACGCGCGGCTGTTGGCCGGCAGCCTGGGCCTGGCGTTCTTCGTGTACGTGCTGGTCAACGGCGGGATGATTTCCGGCCTGCTGCCGGTGGTGGGTATTCCGATGCCGCTGATCAGCTACGGCGGCACCTCGGCGGTGTCGTTGCTGGCCGGCATCGGTCTGGTGATGGCGGTGCGCGGGTACCGGCCGGTACACGCGTAG
- the mreD gene encoding rod shape-determining protein MreD, which translates to MSRLRDNRWVLPASVVVALLLGLLPLPALLQPLRPYWLALVLAYWVIEAPERVGLGIAFASGVVADLLYGGVLGEQALRLVMLAFILQRFRARIRFFPMSQQMLAIGGLLFNDRIVSALVHIMVGEPTLPWSYWWAPLLGMGLWPLVFVLLDAVRFGKRGR; encoded by the coding sequence ATGAGCCGCCTTCGCGACAACCGCTGGGTGCTGCCGGCCAGCGTGGTGGTGGCCCTGCTGCTGGGCCTGCTGCCGTTGCCGGCGCTGCTGCAGCCGCTGCGTCCGTATTGGCTGGCCCTGGTGCTGGCTTACTGGGTGATCGAAGCGCCCGAGCGCGTCGGCCTCGGTATCGCCTTCGCCAGCGGCGTCGTCGCCGACCTGCTGTATGGCGGCGTGCTGGGCGAACAGGCGCTGCGGCTGGTGATGCTGGCCTTCATCCTGCAGCGCTTCCGCGCGCGCATCCGCTTCTTCCCGATGTCGCAGCAGATGCTGGCCATCGGCGGCCTGCTGTTCAACGACCGCATCGTCAGCGCGCTGGTCCACATCATGGTGGGCGAGCCCACCCTGCCGTGGTCGTACTGGTGGGCACCGCTGCTCGGCATGGGCCTGTGGCCGCTGGTGTTCGTGCTGCTGGATGCGGTGCGCTTCGGCAAGCGCGGGCGCTGA